The following proteins come from a genomic window of Aquimarina sp. MAR_2010_214:
- a CDS encoding prolipoprotein diacylglyceryl transferase produces MDIPFEPIVFGYKVNIHLILEYAAFFIGFRYYIYLKKRSQDSISSSNRLSIIIGAVFGAFLGSRFFGFLENPIFSFSPEYVVQLLSAKTIMGGLFGGLLGVELAKKIIREKHSSGDLFTFPIILGIIIGRTGCFLAGVKEFTYGKQTTSFLGMDLGDGLYRYPIALFEVVFLLVLWGVLRYFQTEIKKESGLLFKYFMISYFLFRFCIEFLKPNTFFVLGLSSIQYLCILCMIYYQKTIRNFFHAH; encoded by the coding sequence ATGGATATCCCTTTTGAACCTATTGTCTTTGGCTATAAAGTAAATATCCATTTGATTTTAGAATATGCAGCTTTCTTTATTGGGTTTCGGTATTATATATATCTTAAAAAACGTTCACAAGACTCTATTTCATCATCAAATAGGTTATCTATAATCATCGGTGCGGTATTTGGAGCTTTTCTTGGTTCTCGTTTTTTTGGTTTTTTAGAGAATCCGATCTTTTCTTTTAGTCCAGAATATGTAGTTCAGTTATTAAGTGCAAAAACTATTATGGGAGGACTTTTTGGAGGTTTGCTCGGAGTAGAGTTGGCTAAAAAGATAATCAGAGAAAAGCATTCTTCGGGTGATTTATTTACATTTCCTATAATATTAGGGATTATCATAGGAAGAACAGGTTGTTTTTTGGCAGGGGTTAAGGAATTTACTTACGGTAAACAAACCACTTCATTTTTAGGAATGGATTTAGGAGATGGTCTGTATAGATATCCAATAGCATTATTTGAAGTTGTTTTTCTATTGGTTTTATGGGGTGTTTTAAGATATTTTCAAACAGAAATTAAAAAGGAAAGCGGTTTGCTGTTCAAGTACTTTATGATTTCTTATTTCCTATTTAGATTTTGTATAGAATTCTTGAAGCCGAATACTTTTTTTGTACTAGGCCTTAGTAGTATTCAGTATTTATGTATCTTATGCATGATTTATTATCAAAAAACCATTCGAAATTTTTTTCATGCTCACTAG